From Paracoccus suum, the proteins below share one genomic window:
- a CDS encoding nucleotidyltransferase family protein encodes MTTAALLLAAGQSRRFGPRDKLLAPLDGRTVIEGAMAPLLGAQVQHRLAVVSSEAVAVIASTAGFEVVMVPTDMPQSHSLFAGIEHLAKADAARALIALGDMPFLQATDIDALLGLAGDDTACTERDGTPLPPAVFPRRIWPALTALSGDRGAGSLLPNIPAQRRLALPAARLRDVDLPADLALPR; translated from the coding sequence GTGACCACCGCAGCGCTGTTGCTGGCCGCGGGACAGTCGCGGCGCTTTGGCCCACGGGACAAGCTGCTTGCCCCTCTGGACGGCCGCACGGTGATCGAAGGGGCGATGGCCCCCCTGCTTGGCGCGCAGGTTCAGCACCGCCTGGCTGTCGTTTCCAGCGAGGCGGTCGCCGTCATTGCGTCAACGGCGGGATTTGAGGTGGTGATGGTGCCCACAGACATGCCGCAATCGCATAGCCTCTTCGCCGGCATCGAGCATTTGGCAAAGGCGGACGCGGCCCGTGCGCTGATTGCCCTCGGCGATATGCCATTCCTGCAAGCAACCGACATCGACGCGCTGCTGGGACTAGCCGGCGATGACACCGCCTGCACGGAGAGGGACGGCACCCCCCTGCCCCCGGCCGTCTTTCCGCGCCGCATCTGGCCTGCCCTGACCGCGCTCTCTGGCGATCGCGGCGCGGGCAGCCTGCTGCCCAATATTCCGGCCCAGCGGCGTCTCGCCTTGCCAGCGGCGCGGCTTCGCGATGTCGACCTGCCCGCCGATCTTGCGCTGCCGCGTTGA